One Curtobacterium herbarum genomic window carries:
- a CDS encoding NAD(P)H-binding protein: MKIAIAGGHGQIALVLERLISDAGHDAIGIVRNPAHVSDVEQTGARALVADLEQLSEEELALRLRGVDAVVFAAGAGPDSGAERKLSVDRDAALLLAEAAVRLDIDRFVMISSMGADAYDPERAKVPAQNEDDVFQVYLRAKAEADANVRMRRFRWTIVRPGRLLDTPPQGTVTVGRTVPRGSIPRADVAAVVLHALLDDSAVGKQFEVTSGDTPIPAALNALG, from the coding sequence ATGAAGATCGCCATCGCAGGGGGACACGGCCAGATCGCCCTGGTCCTCGAACGCCTCATCTCCGACGCCGGCCACGACGCCATCGGCATCGTCCGGAACCCCGCGCACGTCTCCGACGTCGAGCAGACGGGTGCGCGAGCACTCGTCGCCGACCTGGAGCAGCTCAGCGAGGAGGAGCTGGCGCTCCGGCTGCGCGGCGTGGACGCGGTGGTGTTCGCTGCGGGTGCTGGGCCGGACAGCGGCGCCGAGCGGAAGCTGTCGGTCGACCGGGACGCCGCCCTGCTGCTCGCCGAGGCGGCGGTGCGTCTCGACATCGACCGCTTCGTGATGATCTCGTCGATGGGTGCCGACGCGTACGACCCGGAGCGCGCGAAGGTGCCCGCGCAGAACGAGGACGACGTGTTCCAGGTGTACCTCCGCGCGAAGGCCGAGGCGGACGCGAACGTGCGGATGCGCCGGTTCCGCTGGACGATCGTCCGTCCAGGGCGCCTGCTCGACACGCCGCCGCAGGGCACGGTGACGGTGGGTCGCACGGTCCCGCGCGGGTCGATCCCCCGCGCGGACGTCGCGGCCGTCGTCCTGCACGCGTTGCTCGACGACTCGGCGGTCGGCAAGCAGTTCGAGGTCACCAGCGGCGACACCCCGATCCCGGCCGCGCTCAACGCGCTCGGTTGA
- a CDS encoding acetate/propionate family kinase: protein MSAALVVNSGSSSFKYQLIELDDERTLASGLVERIGESRGSWKHTNAVTGETSSNDSAEVPDHAAGFQAMIDAFGKVGPSFDEHPPAVVGHRVVHGGTRFDQATVVTDEVEQQIDDLSSLAPLHNPANLEGIRAAKQVFSDVPHVAVFDTAFHQTMPPHAYTYAIPADLAEQYQIRRYGMHGTSHKYVSEQAAVFLDRPLAELKTIVLHLGNGASAAAIDGGRSIETSMGLTPLEGLVMGTRSGDLDPAVLIHLHREAGLSFDELDTMLNKQSGLLGLTGSGDMRDVQDAATKGDETAEAALAVYRHRIRRYVGAYTAQLGGLDAVVFTAGVGENNALLRRRVLAGLEHLGIEIDPDRNELHSKEARRISTDASRVAVLVIPTDEELEIARQSAAVAL, encoded by the coding sequence GTGAGTGCAGCCCTCGTCGTCAACTCCGGCTCGAGTTCGTTCAAGTACCAGCTCATCGAACTCGACGACGAGCGCACACTCGCGTCCGGTCTCGTCGAACGCATCGGCGAGTCCCGCGGGTCGTGGAAGCACACCAACGCGGTGACGGGGGAGACCTCCTCCAACGACAGTGCCGAGGTCCCCGACCACGCCGCCGGTTTCCAGGCGATGATCGACGCGTTCGGCAAGGTCGGGCCGTCCTTCGACGAGCACCCGCCCGCCGTCGTCGGGCACCGTGTCGTGCACGGCGGGACCCGCTTCGACCAGGCCACCGTCGTCACCGACGAGGTCGAGCAGCAGATCGACGACCTGTCGAGCCTCGCGCCCCTGCACAACCCGGCGAACCTCGAGGGGATCCGGGCCGCGAAGCAGGTCTTCTCGGACGTCCCGCACGTCGCCGTGTTCGACACCGCGTTCCACCAGACGATGCCGCCGCACGCGTACACCTACGCGATCCCGGCAGACCTCGCCGAGCAGTACCAGATCCGCCGCTACGGCATGCACGGCACGAGCCACAAGTACGTCTCCGAGCAGGCCGCCGTCTTCCTCGACCGGCCGCTCGCGGAGCTCAAGACGATCGTCCTGCACCTCGGCAACGGGGCGTCGGCCGCCGCCATCGACGGCGGCAGGTCGATCGAGACGTCGATGGGGCTCACGCCGCTCGAAGGGCTCGTGATGGGCACCCGCTCCGGCGACCTCGACCCCGCCGTCCTCATCCACCTGCACCGCGAGGCCGGGCTGTCCTTCGACGAACTCGACACCATGCTCAACAAGCAGTCGGGGCTCCTCGGCCTCACCGGCAGCGGCGACATGCGCGACGTGCAGGACGCCGCGACGAAGGGTGACGAAACGGCGGAGGCGGCGCTCGCCGTGTACCGCCACCGCATCCGCCGCTACGTGGGCGCCTACACCGCCCAGCTCGGCGGGCTCGACGCCGTCGTGTTCACCGCCGGGGTGGGGGAGAACAACGCGCTGCTCCGCCGTCGCGTGCTCGCGGGGCTCGAGCACCTGGGCATCGAGATCGACCCGGACCGCAACGAGCTGCACTCCAAGGAGGCCCGCCGCATCTCGACGGACGCCTCCCGGGTCGCGGTCCTCGTCATCCCGACCGACGAGGAACTCGAGATCGCTCGGCAGTCGGCAGCCGTCGCGCTCTGA
- the pta gene encoding phosphate acetyltransferase: MSTRIYITSAEGHTGKSTVALGVLETLARTVGRVGVFRPVARSVAEPDYVLELLLQHTAVGIPYDDAVGVTYDDVHADPDAALATIITRFGQVERRCDAVVVLGSDYTDVGSPTELSFNAKVAANLGAPVLLVLGGRDSAERAPRTADDMAQVADVTTSELRAEHAQLLGVVVNRTDPDALESIVASVTTAVHDHHPDAPVWAIPEDAVLVAPTVRALLAATGATLVRGDDALLDREALGTVVAGMSMENVLPRLIEGGIVVVPGDRNDVLIATLLANESETFPSVAGVILNGGFETAPPIARLLEGLSSSLPIAQSDLGTYDTALRITQTRGRLAADSPRKAELALALFERHVDAEALLARLQVTPSGVVTPLMFEHGLIDRAREHRKHIVLPEGDDDRILRAASTLLQRQVCDLTILGDPAAVRARATELGLDLDAAQLLSPFDPELRERFAEEYTALRAHKGMSIELARDTVTDVSYFGTLMVQLGLADGMVSGAKHTTAHTIRPSFEIIKTRPDTSIVSSVFLMALADRVLVYGDCAVIPDPTSEQLADIAISSAETATQFGIEPRVAMLSYSTGDSGSGADVDKVRAGTAFVRERRPDLPVEGPIQYDAAADPTVASTKMPGSPVAGQATVFIFPDLNTGNNTYKAVQRSAGAVAIGPVLQGLRKPINDLSRGALVSDIVNTVAITAIQAGTAAPTTRTESDPS, translated from the coding sequence GTGTCGACCCGCATCTACATCACGTCAGCAGAAGGACACACCGGGAAGAGCACCGTCGCACTCGGCGTGCTCGAGACGCTCGCCCGCACCGTCGGCCGCGTCGGCGTCTTCCGACCGGTCGCGCGGTCGGTCGCCGAGCCCGACTACGTCCTCGAGCTCCTGCTCCAGCACACCGCCGTCGGGATCCCGTACGACGACGCGGTGGGGGTGACCTACGACGATGTGCACGCCGACCCGGACGCGGCCCTCGCGACGATCATCACCCGCTTCGGCCAGGTCGAGCGGCGCTGCGACGCCGTGGTCGTCCTCGGCTCCGACTACACCGACGTCGGCAGCCCCACCGAGCTCTCCTTCAACGCGAAGGTCGCCGCGAACCTCGGAGCCCCGGTGCTCCTGGTGCTCGGCGGGCGGGACTCGGCCGAGCGTGCGCCCCGGACCGCGGACGACATGGCGCAGGTCGCCGACGTCACCACGAGCGAACTCCGCGCCGAGCACGCCCAGCTCCTCGGCGTCGTGGTGAACCGGACGGACCCGGACGCCCTCGAGTCGATCGTGGCGAGCGTCACCACCGCGGTGCACGACCACCACCCGGACGCCCCGGTGTGGGCGATCCCGGAGGACGCGGTCCTCGTCGCCCCGACCGTGCGTGCCCTCCTCGCCGCGACCGGGGCGACCCTGGTCCGCGGTGACGACGCGCTGCTCGACCGAGAGGCCCTGGGCACCGTGGTCGCCGGCATGAGCATGGAGAACGTCCTCCCGCGGCTCATCGAGGGCGGCATCGTCGTCGTCCCCGGCGACCGCAACGACGTCCTCATCGCCACGCTGCTCGCCAACGAGTCGGAGACGTTCCCGAGCGTCGCCGGGGTGATCCTCAACGGCGGCTTCGAGACGGCGCCGCCGATCGCCCGGCTGCTCGAGGGCCTGTCGAGCTCGCTGCCGATCGCGCAGAGCGACCTCGGCACCTACGACACCGCGCTCCGGATCACCCAGACGCGCGGTCGGCTCGCCGCGGACTCGCCCCGGAAGGCCGAGCTGGCCCTGGCGCTCTTCGAACGACACGTGGACGCCGAGGCCCTGCTCGCCCGACTCCAGGTGACGCCGTCCGGAGTGGTGACACCGCTGATGTTCGAGCACGGGCTCATCGACCGGGCCCGCGAGCACCGGAAGCACATCGTCCTGCCCGAGGGTGACGACGACCGCATCCTCCGCGCCGCCTCGACACTGCTGCAGCGGCAGGTGTGCGACCTGACGATCCTCGGTGACCCGGCCGCCGTCCGTGCCCGGGCGACCGAGCTCGGCCTGGACCTCGACGCGGCGCAGCTGCTCTCCCCGTTCGACCCGGAACTGCGGGAACGGTTCGCCGAGGAGTACACGGCCCTCCGCGCCCACAAGGGCATGAGCATCGAGCTCGCCCGCGACACCGTCACCGACGTGTCGTACTTCGGCACGCTCATGGTGCAGCTCGGCCTGGCCGACGGCATGGTCTCCGGCGCGAAGCACACCACGGCACACACCATCCGACCGTCGTTCGAGATCATCAAGACCCGGCCGGACACCTCCATCGTGTCGAGCGTGTTCCTGATGGCCCTGGCCGACCGGGTGCTGGTCTACGGCGACTGCGCCGTGATCCCGGACCCGACCAGCGAGCAGCTCGCCGACATCGCGATCTCGTCCGCCGAGACGGCCACCCAGTTCGGCATCGAGCCCCGGGTCGCGATGCTCAGCTACTCGACCGGCGACAGCGGGTCGGGGGCGGACGTCGACAAGGTCCGAGCGGGCACCGCCTTCGTCCGCGAGCGTCGCCCCGACCTGCCCGTCGAGGGGCCGATCCAGTACGACGCCGCCGCCGACCCGACGGTCGCGAGCACGAAGATGCCCGGCTCCCCGGTCGCCGGGCAGGCCACCGTGTTCATCTTCCCGGACCTCAACACCGGCAACAACACGTACAAGGCCGTGCAGCGCTCGGCCGGTGCGGTCGCGATCGGGCCGGTCCTGCAGGGGTTGCGCAAGCCGATCAACGACCTGTCCCGCGGCGCCCTCGTCAGCGACATCGTCAACACCGTCGCCATCACCGCGATCCAGGCCGGCACGGCAGCGCCGACCACCCGAACAGAAAGCGACCCCTCGTGA